The Primulina huaijiensis isolate GDHJ02 chromosome 6, ASM1229523v2, whole genome shotgun sequence genomic sequence CTGACGTGGACACTGGTGATAATGATGCTCATGGTGGTAGCAGAAATATGACTGCAAATGGCAGGTCTACTGTAAACAGAGGGTAAGTGTACTGAAACTTATGCCTAAATTTTGCAGCGTCTTTATGTGCTTCACATTATCCAACCACTTGGTTCTTCCGTAGTAATTGTTACGTAGTTAACTTGATGTAATCTTGTTGATATACCTTCTGTTCTGTGTTTGGTAAGTGAAACGGAAGCCATGGAAGTGGATGGACCTCCAGCTGGTGAAGTCAACATTTCATCAGAGAGGTGGGTGTCTCGTAAACCTTCATCTATCTGAAAAATATTCTTTCCCGCTTTCtgatttatgtttatttaattattatttgtttaaatcCTGTGTAGACTAGAAGCGTTCAGCTCTGCACTAGGGAAGTACAGGCATGCACAGCATATAGAACAAATGCCAACAGCTGATATAGAAGGTGTTGTTAACAGTGGGGCAGCTAAACCTTACTCGGCATCAGAAATTATGTCCTTTTTGAAGGTAAGGTTTGAACACCATTTGTATCAATCATCTGCAGAAGTTTTGGCTTATTATCTATAAAAGTTAACAGCAGAAAAGTTTTGACTCTGCAGATAATGGAAGAGAAAGGCATCTTGATGATACGGAAGGACATGAATCTCGTTTACTTCGTGTGAAACAGTGCAACTGAAGATTTGATATTGATAGACCATCTTTTCATCAGGTTTTCCAATctgtttctattatttttgcTGTATTATGTATAATTTTCCAGGATTCGATAGAACCTGTTTGTTCCCTAGCTATAGGTAGCCGTTGTCTTAAAATTTGGACATTATGATTTATGCATTTCATTCTGCATGAAATTTGCTGACTGCTGTAGTATAGTAGAAATATAATGAGCTtgagttatcaaatttcagggATTCATGCTTTGTCAAATTGATAAGGAATGAGCGCGACGTTTATATAATATAGAActtaaatttcattttatatagACCAAACCATAATCCTGGATTCTAGTATTTTCGATGtgggatttttcaccaaaagaaaaaaaggcgCCCTTCTCAGCACAAAAAATCTTCATACTGCAGATGGAATGCGCAGCAACAACATCAAAGTATCGAATCGCTTAATCGCAGGTCATTAAGAACCTTAAATATTAGAAAGATAATGTGAAAACTTAAGCAAAAGAAACCATCGAAGCCGAGAAAGAAGGCACAAAAGctgaaaaataacttttaagaaCACCACTGTCTCTGCAGGTTCTGTTGCTTCTTTTACAGCTTCCAAATTCGCCAAACGGGCAAGAAGTTAGGCGAAGAAAATAATACACGTTTGTTTTTTCGTTAATTATTTTTCGAAAACGTAGGAGAACTCTTTAGGGAGGTCGTAGTCGATGTGTGTCGGGAATTTTCTGAGACGAAGATTGTTGAAGCAACTAAGATCAAACACGTACAACTTCTTCTGGAGAATTTGGAATTTAACGCACTCACATCTGAATTGAAGTAGGTTGACACTGTTTTCACCTTTTGGTTAGGTAAccttattcttattttataatCAAATCTGGTACACAGACTCCATGGCCCAATGGATAAGGCGCTGGTCTACGAAACCAGAGATTCTGGGTTCGGTCCCCAGTGGAGTCGTTCGCCCCTTGATTTGATCATCTTGCTAcgttatttttacaatttttttatataacgaTAGCTCGAATAACCTCCTTTAAATATTATCACTCTGACATATTACTTATAACATATTTTGAAATGCGTATTTGGAAGTTGTTCAGCCTACCATATGTTCACCTAATTCAGACGATTTGATGCGGTGATTTAACAAATGGTAGAAGATCTCATAAAAGGCTAAAACTAAATTTGCAAAATCACAAGGGGTACCGCCaaattcaaaaaacaaaataaaaaagtaaaaattctTTAACAACATTTGACCATAATACATCAATGATCAAACAACCGCAAAAAGTTCCACGTTGACTCTTCCACTGGCGATAAAGATGACTATCAGGACCAAAAATTCAAGCAGATTAACGCCCTTAAACCAAATAGCAGAAATTGAGGCTTGCCCTTTTTTGATCAATCTACATAAACAAGTTTGGCCTGGTTGCCTTGTATGTAGTTTTGAGTTTTCGGGTCGGTGGCCTAACTTTCCTAAACACCAGAGGGAATTTGATCTTAGAGTCATGGAACTGCTTGGTACTCTCCCTCTTGCAAAGCTTTGCTGGGATGGTGGCTGTCTTTATAATTTGAATGCAATGACAGCGGACTCTGTGACGAGATGCCATCTCAGTGTACATCTGCTCCACTGCCCCATTCAATGTCGTGTCACGATACTCTTTGTACATGTTGTGATAACCGGTCCTGCTTTGGTAACGTAGCCAGATTCCATAGTTCTTGACCGTGGTTGGGTTCTTCTCAAATATCTGTAAACAAAGAAATATTGGTGACATCCTTGGACATCAATGTAGAACATAGAACACCTAATTCACATGATAAGCTAGAAATTCTCAAGGAGACAAAGATGTTTTCAGCCCTAGATAAAACTGAGTTATTGGAAGCTTGATTTTGCAACTCCTCTCAATGAATTATTAAATGATGATGGTAGATCCCAGTCATATTTTTAGTAAGAACGACAGTTAAAACGGTAAATAgcaaaattttcgaagaaattGGTGCCATTCTACCTCTCCTTAATtgagaaaaacaaagaaaatgtaCAAGAAATATAGCTCAGGAAACTTAACCAAAAAATAGAATCAGCCGGAAATATTCAACATGTGTTTAAAGGAGTCATTTCTTGTCCAAATGATTGATGCAAACACAGACTTTCAACCCTAGCACTTCGGCAGTGATATTACAAATCTTCTTAGAGGTAAACAGGAATCAATCTTTCCAATCACATGAGAGTACGTGAAGATTCAGTGATTTCACATCGGCATAGAAATTTTATAAATGTTGCACAACATATCGACATGAGCTGAGTGTGAAAATTCTTAGATTCCGGAAGAGCGTAGAAATTTTAAACATGGACTCATTGGCTACAGTCTACAAGCCTGAAACCACATTCCAATGCAAATGATAACACATGCAGCAACCAATTCAACTAACTACCGCAACAAACAATCGTTATGcgtattttcaagaaaaaaatccCAGAAAGTCGTTCATTTTACATACTGCATCTTCAACTAAAAGGGCCTAAATTAGATGAAACTACAACCTAAAAATTCCAGGAACACTTCCCAAGCACAGAGTGCGTGTTGTAAATTGATAATATTTCGATTTAGTAGGTCTGGAAGTACGAAACTCACCAAAGATCATCTATAACAAGGGACCAGAAAAAGAATAAGGGAAATTGCACACCTCATTAATAGCAAGAACCTGACCATTGCTTTTCTTCACCTTCTTAAGCTTCCTCAAGAAGTACCTTCGAACATAAAATCCAATCCGCAAATACATTTAGTGCATCACAAATAAATCTGTACTGAATTGTCCCATTTCCAATGCAACGGAAAAAGTTTCTGTattgaatatatcataattatcaTATCACTGGCTCAGCAGTTTTTCCTACAATGAAAAAAAAGGTACCAAAACTTGGACTTGGCGCGGACTTCATTGGTGGCCCATAGCTTCATGCGGTAGATCTTCGGGTGCTCTTCCTTCTCAGTCGGCAAAGCTCTCCCCACCACCTGGTACTGATGGAACTGTACAAAATACAAcacaaataaacaataaaacacagttaaaaacatttttacactaacattaaaatcaaatcaatgaCGAAGAACGCGATGTGCGTGGATGCATTACCCTGTAAGTTACCATTTCGATCGATTTCAAATTTTCAGCACCTTTCTCTTCCGTAGGGCGTTGGCGTGCCTGAGGTCGAAAGGTTTTGATGCAATGCTTAGCTGATAAAACCCTACTTGAACTATAATGGGCCACAGGATGCACAGGGCCCATTTGGTTAATTAGTGGGCTTTTTCTAATACCATTGATGATTGTATGGGCTCAATGGGCTTTAACCAGTTGtgttttctaatattttattttgatccaaattgttataattattagtatttttaactaaatcaaaattttataaaataaaacattattacacttaataatatatatatatatatatatataatattgttatAATTATAAGCAAAAGGTCAATTTTGTCATGTATGTATTGTGTTGATGAATTATCAAAATTGATGACCAAAGATAGTTTTAGCACCATAATTTATTCAACAAAAAAGATGTAT encodes the following:
- the LOC140978208 gene encoding large ribosomal subunit protein eL20y-like, translated to MVTYRFHQYQVVGRALPTEKEEHPKIYRMKLWATNEVRAKSKFWYFLRKLKKVKKSNGQVLAINEIFEKNPTTVKNYGIWLRYQSRTGYHNMYKEYRDTTLNGAVEQMYTEMASRHRVRCHCIQIIKTATIPAKLCKRESTKQFHDSKIKFPLVFRKVRPPTRKLKTTYKATRPNLFM